A section of the Roseivirga sp. BDSF3-8 genome encodes:
- the murQ gene encoding N-acetylmuramic acid 6-phosphate etherase: MENTTESTSKHDNLHTMSTGQLLQGINQEDHTVPIAVGKAIPQIEKLVEEIVPRMQKGGRLFYIGAGTSGRLGIVDASECPPTFGVPHDMVIGLIAGGDSAIRKAVEFAEDDREQAWKDLSSYDVTQNDTVVGIAASGRTPYVLGGVEQARQAGLLTGCITCNTDSELARLAEYPVEVITGPEFVTGSTRMKAGTAQKLALNMISTAVMIKLGRVKGNKMVNMQLSNNKLVDRGTRMLMEELSIEREEARALLDRYGSVQRALDDYNS; the protein is encoded by the coding sequence ATGGAAAACACAACAGAAAGCACCTCTAAGCACGACAACCTACATACAATGTCCACAGGACAGCTCCTGCAGGGAATTAACCAGGAGGACCATACGGTTCCCATAGCTGTAGGTAAGGCCATTCCGCAAATTGAAAAACTGGTGGAGGAGATCGTTCCGCGAATGCAAAAAGGAGGAAGGCTTTTTTATATCGGTGCCGGCACCAGTGGCAGGTTGGGCATTGTGGATGCATCCGAGTGCCCCCCTACCTTTGGCGTACCTCATGATATGGTGATTGGCCTGATCGCAGGAGGTGATAGTGCCATCCGGAAAGCCGTGGAGTTTGCAGAAGATGACCGTGAGCAGGCATGGAAGGACCTTAGCAGCTATGATGTTACCCAAAATGACACGGTAGTTGGCATAGCGGCCAGCGGCCGTACTCCCTATGTACTTGGCGGAGTAGAGCAGGCCAGGCAGGCGGGGCTACTGACTGGGTGCATTACCTGTAATACTGACTCAGAACTGGCCCGACTGGCTGAGTATCCCGTTGAAGTGATTACAGGACCTGAGTTCGTGACAGGCAGTACACGGATGAAAGCGGGAACGGCTCAGAAACTGGCCCTGAATATGATTTCTACCGCAGTAATGATTAAGCTAGGCAGGGTTAAAGGGAATAAAATGGTGAATATGCAGCTTAGTAATAATAAGCTGGTGGACCGCGGAACGCGGATGCTTATGGAAGAGTTATCTATCGAAAGAGAGGAGGCCCGTGCTCTTTTAGATCGTTACGGCAGTGTGCAGCGGGCCCTGGACGATTATAATTCATAA
- a CDS encoding N-acetylglucosamine kinase yields MILIADSGSTKTDWRLLGKDGQITQAKTQGFNPFYQDQETIEKELSEVLLPQLLGKPDEIHYYGAGISGERNQQILHSALLTTFPEAALIEVQNDLLASARALCGSEEGIACILGTGANCCVYNGEEIVSTVGGLGYVFGDEGSGASLGRQLLSEYLHHTLPKHLHEAFDKRYSTSRNEILENVYKRPMPNRYLAGFSKFLFHHKNDPHIYRMIYLSFTEFMEKNVLKCTNHQHYKVHFVGSIAFYYSDILRQVANDCHVALRNVLETPIAGLSLYHQEQAGISGRYL; encoded by the coding sequence ATGATTTTAATAGCAGACAGTGGCTCCACGAAAACTGATTGGCGTCTTTTAGGTAAAGATGGCCAGATAACACAGGCCAAAACACAGGGCTTCAACCCCTTTTACCAGGATCAGGAGACAATAGAAAAAGAGCTTAGCGAGGTATTGCTTCCTCAGCTTTTGGGAAAGCCAGATGAGATCCATTACTATGGAGCAGGTATATCGGGCGAACGAAACCAACAAATTCTTCATTCTGCACTACTTACTACATTTCCGGAAGCGGCGCTTATAGAAGTGCAAAATGATTTGCTTGCATCAGCAAGGGCTCTATGTGGCTCGGAGGAAGGCATTGCCTGCATATTGGGTACGGGAGCTAACTGCTGTGTATACAATGGCGAGGAGATCGTCTCTACTGTGGGGGGGCTGGGGTATGTTTTTGGCGATGAGGGGTCGGGCGCGAGCCTGGGTCGTCAGCTACTGAGCGAGTACCTGCATCACACGCTACCCAAACACTTACATGAGGCATTTGATAAGCGATATAGTACCAGCAGAAATGAGATTCTGGAGAATGTGTACAAGCGACCAATGCCTAACCGCTATCTTGCCGGTTTTAGTAAGTTCTTGTTTCATCACAAAAATGACCCACACATCTATCGCATGATCTACCTGAGCTTTACGGAGTTTATGGAGAAAAATGTATTGAAATGCACAAATCATCAGCATTACAAAGTGCATTTTGTGGGCTCTATAGCGTTTTACTATAGTGATATTTTGCGCCAGGTGGCAAATGACTGCCATGTGGCACTCCGCAATGTACTTGAAACCCCAATAGCCGGTCTGAGCTTATATCACCAGGAACAGGCGGGTATTTCTGGCCGTTACCTATGA
- a CDS encoding cytochrome b5 domain-containing protein, whose product MAVKPITHMQLALRNGHDKEEIWVAYEGKVYDVTRSRLWRDGKHYEHWAGQDLTEELTDAPHTEKVFERFPVIGILAPQPGT is encoded by the coding sequence ATGGCAGTAAAGCCTATCACACATATGCAACTGGCCTTGCGAAACGGCCATGACAAGGAAGAAATATGGGTGGCCTATGAGGGCAAAGTGTATGATGTGACCCGTAGCCGGCTATGGCGTGACGGCAAGCACTATGAACACTGGGCCGGGCAGGACCTGACGGAGGAGTTGACAGATGCGCCACATACGGAAAAGGTTTTCGAGCGTTTCCCTGTTATCGGTATATTAGCACCCCAGCCGGGCACCTGA